Within Candidatus Aegiribacteria sp., the genomic segment ACCGACAGCAATCATTTCCTGGGCAACCAGGCTTTCCGCTACCCATCCCTTGTAGAATCCTTCCCGAAAACCACCCCTGTTCAGGAGAGGTATATCAGCCATAGCTCCAAGAATTCCGACATCATGGGAGTAGAGCTTGAATCTGCCAGGGTTGGTCCAGGCTGAGAGTGGGGGCTCTGCTCGATTAGTGATCAGACACCTGAGCACCAGGCGAGTCTTTTCCAACCATCCTATAGGTCCCGCAAGCTCTCTGTATCCCTTCCGTCCAGGTATCACTCCTTTGAATCTGTATCTGTGCGCATTACTATCAATTTCTCTTCCGAGCTGTGCAGGTAAATTTCTCCAGACACGTTCGATGTGCATGGAGTTTTCCCGTCCGGAATGCTTGGCCATATCTGCGAGATAACCCTTGATGAGATTATCCTGAATGCCCCGTACTTCATAAAAGGCATTCCGCAAGCTTTTTCCTCTCATGTCCTGGAAGGTTTCAACGACCTCAGGCATGCCTCCTGTGACTAGATACTCCCCCAGCAGCTCCCAGAGTTTACTGTGAACGATATCGGGAAGTTTCTGATCAACACTGCCAAGTAGAAGAGCCTTCAGAGCTCTGTCTTCTCCTACTCCCTCTAGAAACTCAGGAAAGCTCATTGGATAAAGATCCAGGAAATCCACCTTGCCTACCGGAAATGGTTCATCGGACATTGTAACACCCACCAGGCTTCCTGCAGCGCATATGAAAGACCCTGGAAGATCATCATTGAAATATTTCAGAGAGGTTAGAGCTCTGGGGCAAGCTTGAATCTCATCGAAGATTATCAGGTTTGTGTGAGGGTCAATTGATGCATTCGCCGCATACTCCAGTTCCGACAGCAGACGCTTCGGTTCAAGGTTTCCATTCTGAAAGATCGACGCGACTTCGGCGTCTCTTTCCAGGTCAAAGTAGTGGCACACCGGAAATGAAGCACCGAATATATTCTTCAGCAAGTATGTCTTGCCGCACTGGCGCACACCTCGCAATAACAGAGGCTTCCGCGATGATTTGCTTTTCCAGACTGCAAGTGCTT encodes:
- a CDS encoding AAA family ATPase, coding for MKRKAEKALAVWKSKSSRKPLLLRGVRQCGKTYLLKNIFGASFPVCHYFDLERDAEVASIFQNGNLEPKRLLSELEYAANASIDPHTNLIIFDEIQACPRALTSLKYFNDDLPGSFICAAGSLVGVTMSDEPFPVGKVDFLDLYPMSFPEFLEGVGEDRALKALLLGSVDQKLPDIVHSKLWELLGEYLVTGGMPEVVETFQDMRGKSLRNAFYEVRGIQDNLIKGYLADMAKHSGRENSMHIERVWRNLPAQLGREIDSNAHRYRFKGVIPGRKGYRELAGPIGWLEKTRLVLRCLITNRAEPPLSAWTNPGRFKLYSHDVGILGAMADIPLLNRGGFREGFYKGWVAESLVAQEMIAVGGQALYSWKENTAEVEFLQQQENSIYPIEVKAGRRANSKSAGVFASRYNSPCIVKLGAWNFRTRGRTHFIPLYAAGLVSSFLKA